Proteins found in one Caldisericia bacterium genomic segment:
- a CDS encoding YvrJ family protein codes for MELTIEDLLRLIGQVGFPIVVATYLLIRNNGKMDKLKEAILELKEAITLLREELNR; via the coding sequence TTGGAATTAACAATTGAAGATTTATTAAGACTAATTGGACAGGTTGGATTTCCAATAGTTGTTGCAACCTATCTTTTAATAAGAAATAATGGAAAGATGGATAAATTAAAAGAAGCAATTTTAGAACTAAAAGAAGCAATAACCCTTTTAAGAGAAGAATTAAATAGGTAA
- a CDS encoding DUF2922 domain-containing protein, protein MDKQLVLVFNTETEGRSFIMRFNNPKDNITSEQIQDFMNWIIQQNIFLTRYGELVSVRDGGIVERNFNDLIP, encoded by the coding sequence ATGGATAAGCAACTTGTCCTTGTATTTAACACTGAAACTGAAGGAAGAAGTTTCATTATGAGATTCAATAATCCAAAAGATAATATTACCAGTGAGCAGATTCAAGACTTTATGAACTGGATAATTCAACAAAACATTTTCTTAACAAGATATGGCGAACTTGTAAGTGTTAGAGATGGTGGAATAGTTGAAAGAAACTTCAACGACTTAATTCCATAA
- a CDS encoding peptidoglycan recognition family protein: MKIEYIVVHHSGIKNGENDPYIVWESIKRNHQAKYKSRYPWYIADYHFAITKDLRIFNGNPISLPAFHSGDDYINFRSLAICFFGNFDLEILDRKQFELGVLKITELAKDFSIPVKRILRHCDIVPTNCPGRNFPFEELKERVQSNLNSSWREEAIKFIKEKNWIKNDHKPTEIVDLGTLAQILKNFYEIEIKKGGEN, from the coding sequence TTGAAAATTGAATACATTGTTGTACATCACTCTGGTATAAAAAATGGTGAAAACGATCCATACATTGTTTGGGAATCAATAAAAAGAAATCACCAAGCAAAATATAAAAGTAGATACCCATGGTACATTGCAGATTATCACTTTGCAATAACAAAAGATTTAAGAATATTTAATGGAAACCCAATTTCTCTTCCAGCATTTCATTCAGGTGATGATTATATAAATTTTAGAAGTCTTGCAATTTGTTTCTTCGGAAACTTTGATTTAGAAATTCTTGACAGAAAGCAATTTGAATTAGGAGTTTTAAAGATAACAGAACTTGCAAAAGATTTTTCTATTCCAGTAAAAAGAATTTTAAGACATTGTGATATAGTTCCAACAAATTGTCCAGGAAGAAATTTTCCATTTGAAGAACTTAAAGAAAGAGTTCAATCAAATTTGAATAGCAGTTGGAGAGAAGAGGCAATTAAATTTATAAAAGAGAAAAATTGGATAAAGAATGACCATAAACCAACTGAAATTGTTGATTTAGGAACACTTGCCCAGATTCTAAAGAATTTTTATGAAATTGAAATTAAGAAAGGAGGTGAGAATTAA
- a CDS encoding S24 family peptidase produces the protein MNIGERFKKLREELGLSQEEFGERLGVTRQAIYQIEKGLRTPGIKFIVKASEIFNVPISYFLDEDSLVITRDEKYYLFSIIKSLNEEERKKVLDFLYKMKGIPVKKIPVIGFVRAGEPLQIEREGEPIKYLELPYDETKNVEYALIVKGNSMIDAKIYEGDYLLVNEKLQWENNSLVVAIINGKATLKRLVFEGGKWKLKPANKDYPEIELNEHDDIKIIKVVKTWR, from the coding sequence TTGAACATTGGAGAAAGATTTAAAAAATTAAGAGAAGAACTGGGTTTAAGTCAAGAAGAGTTTGGAGAAAGATTAGGAGTTACTCGTCAAGCAATTTATCAGATTGAAAAGGGTCTTCGTACTCCTGGAATAAAATTTATTGTTAAAGCATCAGAAATCTTTAATGTACCAATATCATATTTTCTTGATGAAGATTCTCTTGTTATAACAAGAGATGAGAAATATTATCTTTTTAGTATTATAAAATCTTTAAATGAAGAAGAAAGAAAAAAAGTATTAGATTTTCTTTATAAAATGAAAGGGATTCCAGTTAAAAAGATACCAGTAATAGGTTTTGTTAGAGCAGGAGAACCTCTTCAAATTGAAAGAGAAGGAGAACCAATTAAATATCTTGAACTTCCATATGATGAAACAAAAAATGTTGAGTATGCTTTAATTGTTAAGGGAAATAGTATGATTGATGCAAAAATATATGAAGGAGATTATCTTCTTGTTAATGAAAAACTACAATGGGAGAATAATAGTTTAGTTGTTGCAATTATTAATGGAAAAGCAACATTAAAAAGACTTGTTTTTGAAGGCGGTAAATGGAAATTAAAACCAGCAAATAAAGATTATCCAGAAATTGAATTAAATGAGCATGATGATATTAAGATAATTAAAGTTGTTAAAACATGGAGATAA
- a CDS encoding nitroreductase family protein translates to MNVKEAIEKRRAYRSLNQIEISEELIKDLFNSAILAPSCFNNQPERFIFVKNKEKLNELFEALSKNNDWVKFSSMILVVYSKKELDCDIKGREYYLFDTGLAIGFLLLRATELGLVAHPIAGYDEDKVKDILGIPNEYTVITLVVFGKKREEIRDILTDKQKSQELERPARKSFDEIAKVI, encoded by the coding sequence ATGAATGTTAAGGAGGCAATTGAAAAAAGAAGGGCATATAGATCATTAAATCAAATTGAAATTAGTGAAGAGTTAATAAAAGATCTTTTTAATTCAGCAATTCTTGCACCATCATGTTTTAATAACCAGCCAGAGAGATTTATTTTTGTAAAAAATAAAGAGAAATTAAATGAACTTTTTGAAGCACTTTCTAAAAATAATGACTGGGTAAAATTTAGTTCGATGATCTTAGTTGTATATTCAAAAAAGGAGTTAGATTGTGATATCAAAGGAAGAGAATATTATCTTTTTGATACTGGTTTAGCTATTGGATTTTTGCTTTTAAGGGCAACTGAACTTGGACTTGTCGCTCATCCAATTGCAGGTTATGATGAAGATAAAGTGAAAGATATTTTAGGTATTCCTAATGAATATACAGTTATCACTTTAGTTGTTTTTGGTAAAAAAAGAGAAGAGATTAGAGACATTTTAACTGACAAACAGAAATCACAAGAATTAGAAAGGCCAGCAAGAAAAAGTTTTGATGAGATTGCAAAAGTAATTTAA